A section of the Lagopus muta isolate bLagMut1 chromosome 17, bLagMut1 primary, whole genome shotgun sequence genome encodes:
- the LOC125701532 gene encoding DNA-directed RNA polymerase II subunit RPB1-like, with product MTLNDPSNTTHLKFSGSTTLKDLSNPIHLEFSGSMTFKDPSNQTHLEFSGSTTFKDPSNPTHLEFSGSMTFKDPSNPTHLEFSGSMTFNVRSNPTHLEFSGSTTLKDPSNPTHLEFSGSMTFKDTSNKIHLEFSGSTTLKDLSNPTHLEFSGSTTFKDPSNPTHLEFSGSTTFKDPSNPTYLEFSGSMTFQDPSNPTHLEFSGSTTLKDPFNPTHLEFSGSTTFKDPSNTTHLEFSGSTNFKDPSNPTYLEFSGSMTFQDPSNPTYLEFSGSMTFQDPSNPTHLEFSGSMTLKETSNPTRLKFSGSITFKHPSNCENAS from the coding sequence atgaccttgaacgacccttccaacacaacccatttaaaattctctggttctacgaccttgaaggacctttccaatccaatccatttagaattctctggttccatgaccttcaaggacccttccaaccaaacgcatttagaattctctggttctacgacctttaaggacccttccaacccaacccatttagaattctctggttccatgaccttcaaggacccttccaacccaacccatttagaattctctggttccatgacctttaatGTCCgttccaacccaacccatttagaattctctggttccacgaccttgaaggacccttccaacccaacccatttagaattctctggttccatgacctttaaggacaCTTCCAATAAaatccatttagaattctctggttccacgaccttgaaggacctttccaatccaacccacttagaattctctggttctacgaccttcaaggacccttccaacccaacccatttagaattctctggttctacgacctttaaggacccttccaacccaacctatttagaattctctggttccatgacctttcaggacccttccaacccaacccatttagaattctctggttctacgaccttgaaggaccctttcaacccaacccatttagaattctctggttctacgacctttaaggacccttccaacacaacccatttagaattctctggttctaccaactttaaggacccttccaacccaacctatttagaattctctggttccatgacctttcaggacccttccaacccaacctatttagaattctctggttccatgacctttcaggacccttccaacccaacccatttagaattctctggttccatgaccttgaAGGAAACTTCCAACCCAACCCGTTTaaaattctctggttccatcaCCTTTAAGCACCCTTCCAACTGTGAGAATGCTTCTTAG
- the LOC125701531 gene encoding DNA-directed RNA polymerase II subunit RPB1-like has product MTLKDTSNPIHLEFSGSMTFKDPSNPTHLEFSGSTTLKDLSNPTHLEFSGSTTLKDPSNTTHLEFSGSTTFKDPSNTTHLEFSGSTIFKDLSIPTHLEFSGSMTFQDPSNPTYLEFSGSMTFKDPSNPTHLEFSGSTTLKDPSNPTHLEFSGSMTFKDTSNKIHLEFSGSTTLKDLSNPTHLEFSGSTTFKDPSNPTHLEFSGSTTFKDPSNPTYLEFSGSMTFQDPSNPTHLEFSGSTTLKDPFNPTHLEFSGSTTFKDPSNTTHLEFSGSTNFKDPSNPTYLEFSGSMTFQDPSNPTYLEFSGSMTFQDPSNPTHLEFSGSMTLKETSNPTRLKFSGSITFKHPSNCENAS; this is encoded by the coding sequence atgaccttgaaggacacttccaacccaatccatttagaattctctggttccatgaccttcaaggacccttccaacccaacccatttagaattctctggttccacgaccttgaaggacctttccaatccaacccatttagaattctctggttctacgaccttgaaggacccttccaacacaacccatttagaattctctggttctacgacctttaaggacccttccaacacaacccatttagaattctctggttctaccatctttaaggacctttccattccaacccatttagaattctctggttccatgacctttcaggacccttccaacccaacctatttagaattctctggttccatgaccttcaaagacccttccaacccaacccatttagaattctctggttccacgaccttgaaggacccttccaacccaacccatttagaattctctggttccatgacctttaaggacaCTTCCAATAAaatccatttagaattctctggttccacgaccttgaaggacctttccaatccaacccacttagaattctctggttctacgaccttcaaggacccttccaacccaacccatttagaattctctggttctacgacctttaaggacccttccaacccaacctatttagaattctctggttccatgacctttcaggacccttccaacccaacccatttagaattctctggttctacgaccttgaaggaccctttcaacccaacccatttagaattctctggttctacgacctttaaggacccttccaacacaacccatttagaattctctggttctaccaactttaaggacccttccaacccaacctatttagaattctctggttccatgacctttcaggacccttccaacccaacctatttagaattctctggttccatgacctttcaggacccttccaacccaacccatttagaattctctggttccatgaccttgaAGGAAACTTCCAACCCAACCCGTTTaaaattctctggttccatcaCCTTTAAGCACCCTTCCAACTGTGAGAATGCTTCTTAG